The window TCTTATATtaacataatgaaataataaattttaaaatattggtcAAATTTCATGCGGTTTGACTCTCAATAAGGATAATGTGACAGATAAAAATGAACGAAAgagtatttttaagccaaaaaataaaaacaagtcaaaatcatattctTTCGATCTATGTTTGACTTGACACACCTCTTAATATACAATAAATAGTTaaggataattttattatatcacaaaCTATTAATCATAAGTCAATAACAATTGGGAAGTGAATAGTAGTATTTGATAATTAGGATAAACTATACACAAAATGATAAGTTATCTCTTGATTATTAAAATTAGACAAATAAAGttggataattatttttaatatactgAACACATATAGTACTTAATAGTatgaataaaaatacataaaataataaattatcttttaattattaaaattagaaaattaaagtTAAACAACTATTTCTAATATACTAGTGAACATCTTGAGTCAACTAGTACATACTCGAGTCAACTAACAAAGTTTATTAATGGAATTAATTCGCAAATAAATATTAGTCAAGATTAATAAATGATGGAGTATTTTTAGTACATATAAAAAATTGaggtaaattttaaatttttaaagtttttcaaataatgaaattttttcCGAATACTAATTTTTTCTAGTATATAAGAATTTGAAttgcttttcaaaaatatttaataataatgacaaattgaatgatcaaatttttttcccaagttttttttttttctcaaaaagtaCTTGAAAAATCTATGGCCAAATGAGTGCTAAATATCTATTTGTGCACACTTAAAATTAAGTGTTAAGTACCTAAATGTCATTTGAAGCTAAGTTAAACGACACGTTTATTTATTTGACCTTTTGATTATTAACTCATGCATATTTAACTGATAAAATTATTAGGGCTGTTCAAAACCGAATCGTAATCGTAATCGTAACCGTTAATCCAACCGCAAAGTTAGTTTATTGGCTTATTGGTAATGAATTATCGGATTAATGATTGGAGAACAGATCAAAATTTTACAATTAGTGGCTTATTGGTGCAGGAGtggattactcaattttcttatcggACAAATCATTAACccattaagaattattataattatattttactcCTAGATATATCAAGTATCTCTGTCAATCCAACGTATAAAACTCTATTTATTGTTCTATTCACTTGTtagtttagaaaaaaaatagatcactTCTTATGACATCTAACCATAAAGCACAGTCATACTTtccaaaatgtaaaaaaaaacctaaaaataattcttaaatcaaacataaattattcttgacgACACAAAGGACCGCACAAAAATGAAACAACTCAAATGTGTCCTTCACAGAGtttgatataaaacataaaaattcaaataatattaaagttttgatttttctatCGACGTAGTAATTAAAAATGTTTCTACATACATCTTAAGTTtagaaaaaaattcttatttgattctATGTTTTacggtgtgtttggtatgatggaaaatatttttcatgaaaaatgttttcctaaaaaataagttggttttctacttattttctcatgtttggttggtgagtgaatttttttttttggaaaatattttatggtgtttggttggtgagtagagaatattttttagatttttttttttttagtgtttgattggtgagtgaaaaaatattttttagaaaatactactaactgttaactagtatattagTGACTCTAACAAGTCAACAATTTATAAGAAATAATTTaaccataacaaataatatcaatatcgaattctaaaatactacaatcactaaatttaaacAACTATTAATTAGTAAATATAGaagacacttttcaacattttgtcaggacaatctcaagatactacaatcaatagaaatataacggaacaACAAGCTTATTCAGcttcgtgaaacaagttacatcaaTGACAAGATGGAATATGCAATTAACAAATTGTAACATAGGTAAGTTTTTctctatgaatatgaaaataacaatacattcaacgaacttATAAGTgtcatttgtcattttctgaaaaatgacttcccttgacccacgagggaagtcattttccatcaaatggagaaaaatgagttgttgtggtaaatattttcccaatatttcattacaaccaaacaagggaaaattgaaaaacatttttcagaaaatatttttcattataccaaacacacccttaacctattaaataactataAGAAGCCTAAAAGATTTATAAATAGATCAATTGTAGTATACAAATAACTTAGTCGGTAAAAAATTGAGGAACTATCAATAATTGCTTGGTATTTCATTATCTCTTAAATTAATCCATCACACCATTCGAAAACCATCCGTTAATTGCTAATCCAATATCGAACCAACTGTTATCTTATTGGGTGACTAGCGGATTAATATATTAAAAGCAGACAATCAATAAGTCGAACCGCTAAATATAATTATCCAACCGATAAACAACCCAAAAGGTTATTGCAATATGATAAAAGTTTATGCATTCAAGACCGCCTATTATACATTCTTATACTAAGACCGTTTCTCAATATTCTGCTGTTCTACACATAGCGAAAGTTTTATTACGCAATACTATTTGTTTTATTTGttaaaggaaataaaaattatctccattatttattcttcttttgtgCTCTCTCTCTCTATTCATCGTCCCTCGTCTGTCTCTCCTGTaagtttcatctttaattctctctctactttatttttttttctaatcaatTTATTctcatcaattatttttatatgcatattaatttcaatttcaatcacatcattaattaattaattaatttttttacttttttttgtgtttttgttaaATTCTAGGGTTTCGATCGAGCGAAGAACGAAGCTATAATCGAGCAAAACATTCAGCATCAATTGAGACATTCGAGCTAAATTCGACCAATTTGAAGTTTGTATTATATaggaaaaaaatagcaaaaaaaaaaatcgagaaaaaaattagggtttttagtttttaatttgtctttttgtgtttatttattgtattttagtttatttgtaGCTGCTTCTCGTAATTTAATGAGAAATTTGTCTCAAGTATAAtactcataatttttatttttagttttttgcctttttttggtTCATCAGTTACATTTGTTTGTTGTAAGtgaatttatttggaaaaaaagggaaaaaaattgtGGCTGAAgattaattttgttattatatgcaaaaaaAGATTAGAGCCTTGTTGGCCCtgtcaaaaaaaggaaaaaattagagCTTTATAGAGTTATTGTGTTTTTAttgagtaaaaaagaaaaaaggagaaaaaattagTTCTTTAGTGTTGTTTGGAGGCGATGAGTAGCACTGCTTATGGAATATCTGAGCCAATTTCAACTGGTGGACCAACTGAATTGGATGTTGTTCGAAATCGCGAATTAGAAAAGGTTTGTTCTTGCTTTAGTTTGTAGTTTTGAGTGTGAAGATTTAAgtttttgatgtgtttgtgatGATTGGAAGCATCTTTATTTCTATGAGGCAGGGGTAAGGTATGCATAGAGTCTACCCTCCTCAAAACGCACTTGTGGGCTTacactgtgtatgttgttgttattgttttagTGTTTGTGATGATCGGAAATAGTCTCTCTATCTCTACGAGGTAGGGGTAAGAGGTCTACGTACATTCAACCCTCCCGAGACTCCACTTGTGGGGTTATgctgtgtatgttgttgttgttgttgttgtgtatgtGATGATTGGAAATAGTCTCCCTATCCCTACGAGGTAGGGGTAAGAGGTCTGAATACATTCAACCCTCCTGAGACTCCAATGTGGGattacacttggtatgttgttatgttgttgttgctgtgtTGTGATGATTGGAAAGTCTCTCTATCCCTACGAGGTAGGGGTAAGCGGTCTGAATACATTCAACCCTCCCGAGACTCCACTTGTGGGGTTACAGTGTGTATGTCATTGTTATTACTGTGTTTGTGATGATTGGAAATAGTCTCTCTATCTCTACGAGGTAGGGGTAAGAGGTCTGCGTACATTCAACCCTCCTGAGACTCCAATGTGGGATTACACTTGGTATGCtgttatgttgttgttgctgtgtTGTGATGATCGGAAGCAGTACCCttcctagaccccacttgtggaattacacGGGGTATGTCCTTGTTGCTgtttttgtgatgggttttcatATTGTCAATAAAGAGCGTGATTTAACACTTTTAAGGGATTTCCCCCGACTCTGAATACCTGGGAGAGTTGATTTTGCATAATTCAAAGGTTATAAACTGGGATTTTGTGTGTTGTCGACCTTGTTTCTTGAACAGATTTGTAAGTTAAAGTTGCATCATAAGCTTGTTAAATACTTCAGTATATCAGTCAGAACACATGGATCTTCAAAGAGATTCGTCGTTCAACTCCAAAAAGACCAAGGCGATATATATCTATGAGTAAGAGTAATTATAAATTCTGGTTTTAAGTAACCTGCAAGGGTGGCCAAGTTTGTTGAGTAGGGGTCTTCCAAATTGGGTTTCTCAGATTCGAATCCTGCATGTTTTTTGGTCGAGCTGGTCACACGTGGCGTGCCTAGTGAGGTTTACATCGTTTGTGTGGTTTACGAGCTATTACGCCGAAGCAGGGTTTATCCTATGTGCTACCCTTCGGATTCCCTTGTcataaagaaagagaagaaaatactGTTATTAAGTAGTGGTGATAATAAAAGTTTTAAGCCAAGCAAATTAAACTTAGGTCTTACCTAAATGCTTGTACAGGTAGGTTTACATCAATCCCCGTTCAGAAGGCTCGTCAGCTATAAGCCTATAATCCTGCCTAAAGAAGTGTTTAGTATAAATGTTTTGTATTTGGTTGATTAATAGGATAGGACATGCAATTTTGAAGTTAGCCAGATATTACCATGCTTTTGTACTTGTGGCATTGAGAGGGTGCTTTAAAAATCAATCTAAGATGTGATTAAAATCAAGCCAAGTTTTCCTTCTCAACCATATATTGTTTTTCCGTTGAATGATTAAGCTAACACAGATCTGTGTCCCATAATTGATGTCTGATTCAAGAGAGAACAATGTTTGAACCAatcatatatgtgtgtgtgtgtgtgtgtgtgcgtggattgtattttaaaaaaatacctgACAAGGACGGTACTTTTTCAGTTTCTTTCAGATGCAGGCTTGTATGAAAGTCATGAAGAAGCCATTAAAAGGGAAGAAGTACTAGGGAGATTAGACCAGGTTAATCTTATTTTGAACTAAGAATTCTTAATTTTCTATAACAAAGTCATTAATTGCTGATTTTGGAATAATACAGATTGTGAAGACGTGGGTGAAAAATGTCTGTCGTGCTAAAGGCTTCAATGATGACCTGGTGCATGAGGCAAATGCAAAAATTTTCACATTTGGTTCATATCGGCTtggtgtatgtctcacttccttTTGTTATAACCCTTTGTAAAATTCAACTGGTAGTATCTagtcttggtttcttctttttgcATGTCTATGGCTCAATACTGAAACAACTTTAAATGAAGATTTTTTATTTGGAGTTAGGGGTTGGGAGAAGgggtttatttttatgattagATCTTTAGGGAGTACCAAATTTTCTCAGGTCAAAGGCAGCAGTTGcatatataatgaatatgtcAAATCTTATATAGTACTTGATTTATGAGAGGGTAGTTGGTATAGAACTTTTCTTCAGGTCCTTgcagatattttaatttatagcaATCTTGTGATAACTTCAGTAAGCAAGAATAATTTGGTGTTCTTTCACTTCCTTCTCCCATCAATTGGAAACTTCTTTACCTATGAGGTGGgagtaaggtctgcatacactctatccTCCGTAAATCTCACCACTTTGTGGAACAACACTGGCATGTTATTTTTGTCTTGTCAATTCTGTTGTGTTTTCCGACTCTTGTGTTATTTATGAGTTGGTTTTGCAACTTGACCTTTTTTCAGCTTTCTTTTATAACCAGTATATTTGGGTCAATTTGCATGCAACTCGACTTAGTCATGTAGTACCAGCTATCTCCTACCAACACCAGAGTTTGTAACTCTGACCACCAAGGCTTTGGACGAATGGAGAAGAATCGCCAAGTGTTTTTTCTTCTGTTGGGATTTGAACTTGAGAcctcatatttttcttctcaTCACTCTGACTTTGATAGTTTTTTAAATTTGGGAAGTCATGGGAAAGGATTATGTAGTGATAGTTTTTAGTAATTGTCACCCTTTGTGAGGCGGCATTCAAAACTGGAAGGAGAAACTTCAGGTAGTAACATCTTGCATTCTGGTGTTTTGAATGTATTTGTATCTTTACAAAAAAGGTGATTTAAGTCTATAAAGGCCAAAGGAgtaatttgtatattatatttcTTGGCTTATCCTGCTTGTTAGATTCTTACCCTTTCACTTTATCAAGTTAACCTTTTTTTTTGGGTCTCTTTTAACAGGTACATGGTCCTGGTGCTGATATAGACACTTTATGTGTAGGACCTCGACATGCAATGCGGGAGGTACAATGAAAGCTGTTTCAGTTTACATCCTTTAATTTTAGGATTCTGTGCTGAAGGTTGATGCATGTAATATTCTTCTTCACATTTCAGGACTTCTTTGGtgaacttcatagaatgcttgaagagatgcctgaAATACAAGAACTTCATCCTGTTCCTGATGCTCACGTTCCTGTTATGAAGTTCAAGTTCAATGGGGTTTCTATAGATCTTCTTTATGCAAATGTATCACTCTGGGTTATTCCTGAGGTATATGATTCTCTTGTATGTGATTGATTATGCTGTTGCTTTCGGATGCACCATCCTTTGTAGTTCTGGGAAATCTGTCTTCTGATATGCATTTGGCTTTGTTAAATGCTTGTGCATATTATCTTCATAATTGGTTGAAATGGTGAACCTAGCATGGTGGGTTCAACATCTCCATTTGATGCATTTACTTACTCATTTCTTTTGATGAActgcatttatttttttcattttcctgaTCAAATTTCTAAGTGGCCAAGGAATGTGCAATATGTAAATGACATGGATGGCTTCATAGATTTTATAACTCCATTTATCTTGGTTTGGATGTAAGTAGTAGCTGGTCAAGTGAAAGCTACTATGGTTTTGCTGTATCTTTAAGTAACCGCTTGGATGCTTATTAAATAACAACAGATGGGTATTGAAAGCTGTACCTGGTCATTTTACGAggatatatatttgttttaggcTCTTTAACTAATTGAACGTCTGAAAGAGGGGTGTAGGGGAGTGAAATCTTATTACTGTACTATGTAATTTGTGCATAATTACTTGCTACTTCTCCTTGCTCTTTTTTGTAAAATACAAATTAATGTGCTTTTTTCTGCAATTGCACGAGGATTCTGGAACTTCACTGCTTCAAGGTATCTAAACagagatttattttttcttgtttactTCTTCTAAATCTGAACTATAGACTTGCTCATTCCTACTTACTCTTCACTAGTGTTATCTGTTAGCAGTAGTGTTCAGTTATCTTCTCTTCTGTTGTGTGCTAATGACTATACTGTGTTCCTTGTATTTGTTAGATCATAGTTCTGACTAGTGATGTTTTCATACTATTCATCTGAAATCTTGGTATGCTgtttgaataaatattttaaaatccgTGAACGAGATGCACTGCATTAGATTTTACTCCTATTTGTCTCTCGCAGGACTTGGATGTTTCACAGGAGTCTATGCTACAGAATGTGGACGATCAGACTGTTCGTAGTCTTAATGGATGCAGAGTAACTGATCAAGTTTTGCATTTAGTACCCAATATTCAGGTTTTTGCCTCACAATTATGTAAATGCATTTGATTTGAAACTTTACACTTAATCTTCCCCTCCCCCTTCTTTGGTTTCTGTAGAGTTTCCGCACCACACTGAGATGCATGAGATTATGGGCAAAGAGACGTGGAGTTTACTCAAATGTAAGAATCTGACATGGCCCCTTGTATCATCTTATGTGTACTTAAAAGGTGCAGTACCTGCTATCTTAGTTTAAGACAGTTGGCGTCTCTTAAACTTGTGTTGCTTCTGTTTTGACCAGGTTACTGGATTTCTAGGCGGTATAAATTGGGCATTGCTTGTTGCTAGGATTTGCCAGCTTTATCCTAACGCATCTCCTAGCATGTTGGTCTCTCGGTTTTTCAGAGTCTATAGTTTGTGGCGCTGGCCAAACCCTGTTTTGCTGTGTCCAATAACTGAAGGATCTCTTGGGCTTGCCTATTGGGATCCTCGGAGGAATTATAAAGATAGGCAGCATTTAATGCCAATAATAACTCCAGCATATCCCTGCATGAATTCTAGTTACAATGTTTCAACGAGTACCTTGCGTGTCATGATGGAAGAATTCCATAGAGGAAATGAAATTTGTGAGGTATTTATATGTGCTTAGTTTTCTGGGGTTTACTGCTTTTACTATTATACTGAGCACAATCATTATGATCTGCAGGTTTTATCTTACCTATTGGTTCTATTAATTTAACccatttaatttctattatttaatacacatcaaaaagaaaaaaactatgaTTTTGTCTCAAATCATGTTGTTGAATTGAGTGGCATTATGTGGGAGCATCATCTTTGGTTTAGTAGAAGCATTTTGCTCAACTGTCTTTTATCACATGATAAGTAACTTGCTGCTTACTTTCAGTGTTCCATGTTTTCGTTGCTTAATGCATGTCATAATTACTGTAGTTTGGTAGAGTCTGATTGAAGTAGCCTGCAATTGAAGTTACTATTCTCAACAGAGAGTAGCCTGCAATCTTATAGCTCCACGTGATTCAGAATTTTCCTTAATGACTATTCACCTTGTCTTTTACATCCTTTTGCAACAAGGTGGCATAAACTAGAGCTGCTCTCTTCTCTGTCTGTCTgtctctctctattaatatacaaAAGGCCTATTATTTCAATTTACGAAGTAGGCGTAATACCCCAAATTAGATGTCTATGGACTGCTATATCTTAACCATAACACCTGAGGTAGTAGCAGCAGACTTTAACTTGGTGAGTATGCGTGATTCTAATAGACCTTGGGAGAAATTAAGCTCTGCTTTTGAGACAAATATCTACAGTTGCTTAGCCCTAATGTGTTAAGTCGTGATTCATATCTGTAATTATTAAGTATTCAGCTGTTGTCTCTAGCATATGTTGCAATCTTAGAAGGTTGACATTTTGACCATGTGAAGTTCTTGTTTTTAGATTGCATCATATTTctaaaaatgtaaaataagaaCTTGCGTCAATGAAGGTTTAAAGCTTTGCTGTCATCTCAGTGCTTTACTGAATTTCATTCAGTCTTTGCTCAAATGATGTTTGCTTTTTCCGTGATTTAtgattaactatttgttttggagGTTCTAGCATGCGTATAATGAATTTAATGTTCATGGTTAAATTACTTgatttcctaaggtctttttaGACTGTTCATTTGGTTTTTGTGGCACTTTTGCTTTAAAGTTGTGACTTCTATTTTAGTCCTATTACTGTTATCGTTATTTATAgtttcatcaattgaggtattttCATCAATTGAGGTTTTCATTCACTTGCTTACTTTTGTGTATATAGGAAATAGAAGCTAACAAAGCTAGCTGGGAAAGTCTATTTGAGCCTTTCCCTTTCTTTGAAGCCTATAGAAACTACTTGCGAATAGACATAGCTGCAGAAAGTGACGATGACATGAGGCAATGGAAAGGATGGGTTGAATCTAGGATTCGCCAGCTCACTCTGAAGGTGATGTTTCTTTTCTTCTGCTTCAAATTTTTGATGGTTTCACCTCTATCGCTTTTGCCAAAGTAACTGATTGATGAGGCGTCCTTGCTCAATTCATCCAGATTGAGAGAGACACCGTCGGTGTACTTCAATGCCATCCACATCCGGGTGAATTCTCAGATAAATCTAAGCCATTTCACCATTCTTATTTTATGGGTTTGCGTAGAAAACAAGGTGCTAATCCTCAACAAGGCGAACAATTTGATATAAGGGCGACAGTTGAGGAATTTAGGCGAGATgtatatgcatatttattttgGAAAGCTAGCATGTGGATTAATGTGTGTCATGTAAGACGAAAAGATCTTCCTGACTTTGTCTTCCCGGGAGGAGTACGCCCTACTCAGCCTGCAAAAAGTGATAGTCGTTCAGTTACAAGATCACTCGGTTCTTCTAAAACATCATCTCCCGATGCTGCGACTTTTAGCAGAAAGAGAAAACATGACGAAGTTAATACAGGTTTTAGCTCAAAAGAGTCCCTGGCCATGAGTTGCAGTGATGCTAGCTCACCAGGTGAAACTAGAGAGTTGAAACGCGTTGAAGCTGATGTTGGCGATACCTTGAGTAGTGCTACGCTTGTTGATAACCAAGTTGAAGTTTCTATCAAAAGCCCATTGCCTTTGCCTGCGTCAGGTGCTGCTGTAACAGAGACAATAACAGTCGGGCAATCTGCAGAACTGACTGGGGGCCAGCAAAGTGGATCTCATGGTGTTGAAAATCTTGGGGATGAACTGGAGTTGACCAGTGGAGTTAAGCATTTTGATGGGGCTAATGAGCTGCAGACAGAGCCCCCTACACCAGAGCAAATTGTTGGGGCGGCAACATCAGAGGAAAAGGACAGAATTGGTGGTTCTAGCCCTAATGTCTTACAAACCGACAGCTTGGAAGAACTTGAGGTTGTCTTCTAACTTCATAAGACTTCAATTTTAATCCAAAACATGTTGAATACTTGTCTTTTGAGATCCCAATTTTGTGCGTCTTTTGAAATCCCAATTTTGTGCATCCTCAGTCTATCGATATGCAGTTGCATTATAAAAATCTCCTCAATAATTTTCTGCTGTTCAACTTTTTGGCTGCTGCATCATACCTAGATTATTGTTTTGATAGATAATGTTTCATACAGAGACCAACTTACTTAGCCTTCTTGGATTTAACAAACCAGTTGATTGTGCTTAAAAACTAGTTAATTGTGCTTTTCTTTGATGTCTTTGGTTGGGTTTGTCCCTCAATGGTGCTCTTACTCAGACTATCATGTTAGGAAAAACGTCTGATTCTTATTAGTCTTCTTCACTACTTCTTGTAGGAAAAACGAAATTTGGGCAGTTCAATCGCCCTTTACATGTTATGTCAGATAAAAAGAAGGAATAAGAATTGCCATtttaaaaatcttcaaaatatctCTTACTTTACAATCTGTTCAAATCATCCTTTTGAATTTCCCTTCAGACGACTTTATTAGTGTCACCTGCAATattattatgtatgttttgttGCTAGCTGTATTCTGAATTTTGTATGTTCCATGTTGGTATGACATAAAAAGTTGTTGAAATTAAGAACCTTGATATGGTCCAAGTTGCTTTTCTAAAATTCCTCCACCTTCTTGtctgttgctcggactctccataaatgttgccgcacctgtgtcggatccttcaaaaatacactttttttggaggatccgacacgcactcagagacatttttgaagagtccgagcaacttaagTGTCCTTTTTCAATTAGTCTTTGCACTGAAGAATTTTACAGGAACTTTAATGAAGAGGTCTCCGCAAGATCACTCCATTTCTCTGTCTTGTATGCCATAATAATAAGCTTGCCTGCTACCTCATACGTGTAAATGTTGTATGCAAAATCCTGTAACAATTACTGTGGGACATGAATACCGaagaaattctaattttttttgctttttttcttctTGCCCCTGAAAGCCGATTGAGCTAGCACCGTCCTCCAGCATTGCAGCTGCTGCATTTGTGGTTCCTCAGAAGCCTCTCATTAGGTATTGTATCGACTACTACCAAATTGAATGAGTGAACTTTTCTAGAGGCGCGCTATTTAGATTTGTGATATATGCCGCACTTATTTGCAGGTTCAATTTTACTT of the Capsicum annuum cultivar UCD-10X-F1 chromosome 11, UCD10Xv1.1, whole genome shotgun sequence genome contains:
- the LOC107847557 gene encoding nuclear poly(A) polymerase 1 — protein: MSSTAYGISEPISTGGPTELDVVRNRELEKFLSDAGLYESHEEAIKREEVLGRLDQIVKTWVKNVCRAKGFNDDLVHEANAKIFTFGSYRLGVHGPGADIDTLCVGPRHAMREDFFGELHRMLEEMPEIQELHPVPDAHVPVMKFKFNGVSIDLLYANVSLWVIPEDLDVSQESMLQNVDDQTVRSLNGCRVTDQVLHLVPNIQSFRTTLRCMRLWAKRRGVYSNVTGFLGGINWALLVARICQLYPNASPSMLVSRFFRVYSLWRWPNPVLLCPITEGSLGLAYWDPRRNYKDRQHLMPIITPAYPCMNSSYNVSTSTLRVMMEEFHRGNEICEEIEANKASWESLFEPFPFFEAYRNYLRIDIAAESDDDMRQWKGWVESRIRQLTLKIERDTVGVLQCHPHPGEFSDKSKPFHHSYFMGLRRKQGANPQQGEQFDIRATVEEFRRDVYAYLFWKASMWINVCHVRRKDLPDFVFPGGVRPTQPAKSDSRSVTRSLGSSKTSSPDAATFSRKRKHDEVNTGFSSKESLAMSCSDASSPGETRELKRVEADVGDTLSSATLVDNQVEVSIKSPLPLPASGAAVTETITVGQSAELTGGQQSGSHGVENLGDELELTSGVKHFDGANELQTEPPTPEQIVGAATSEEKDRIGGSSPNVLQTDSLEELEPIELAPSSSIAAAAFVVPQKPLIRFNFTSLRKTTEST